In Musa acuminata AAA Group cultivar baxijiao chromosome BXJ3-9, Cavendish_Baxijiao_AAA, whole genome shotgun sequence, a single genomic region encodes these proteins:
- the LOC103997904 gene encoding RNA-binding protein 208 isoform X2, translating into MNQRLKLQQQQQALMQQAMLQQQQLYHSGVLAAAMSQMEPVPSGNLPPGFDPSTCRSVYVGNIHPNVTESLLAEVFQSFGPLEGCKLIRKEKSSFGFVDYHDRRSAALAIMSLHGRQLYGQAIKVNWAYASGQREDTSGHFHIFVGDLSSEVTDATLFACFSAYSSCSDARVMWDNKTGRSRGFGFVSFRDQQDAQNAINDMTGKWLGSRQIRCNWATKTTGEDKQQSDNQNAVVLTEGSSNPDGGQENSNEMAPENNPAYTTVYVGNLAHEVSQVELHRQFHILGAGVIEEVRIQRDKGFGFVRYRTHEEAALAIQMANGRIICGKSMKCSWGTKPTPPGTASNPLPPPLPPFQLLPTPGLQGFTAAELLAYQRQLALSQVAAGPMAGQHGLAAQPSAGLMSGGGSQAMYDGYSSLSSAQQLMYYN; encoded by the exons ATGAATCAGAGGTTGAagctccagcagcagcagcaggcgcTGATGCAGCAGGCGATgctccagcagcagcagctctACCACTCCGGGGTCTTAGCCGCTGCCATGTCTCAG ATGGAGCCTGTTCCAAGTGGAAATCTTCCCCCTGGTTTTGATCCATCTACATGCCGCAGTGT GTATGTGGGAAATATCCATCCAAATGTAACAGAGAGCCTACTGGCTGAAGTTTTTCAAAGTTTTGGTCCACTTGAAGGATGCAAACTCATCAGAAAAGAAAAG TCTTCGTTTGGATTTGTTGATTACCATGATCGGAGGTCAGCAGCTCTTGCTATCATGTCACTGCATGGGCGACAGCT ATATGGTCAAGCAATTAAGGTGAATTGGGCATACGCTAGTGGTCAAAGGGAAGACACATCTG GACATTTCCATATTTTTGTTGGAGATCTAAGTTCGGAGGTCACTGATGCAACACTTTTTGCTTGTTTCTCAGCATACAGCAGTTGTTC GGATGCACGGGTAATGTGGGATAACAAAACGGGGCGCTCTAGAGGATTTGGCTTTGTCTCTTTCCGAGATCAGCAG GATGCACAGAATGCCATCAATGATATGACTG GTAAATGGCTTGGAAGTAGACAAATACGGTGCAACTGGGCAACCAAGACTACTGGCGAAGACAAACAGCAGAGTGACAATCAGAATGCTGTTGTATTGACAGAGGGAAGTAGCAATCCAG ATGGAGGCCAGGAGAATTCAAATGAAATGGCCCCTGAAAATAATCCTGCATACACAACTGTGTATGTTGGTAACCTGGCCCATGAG GTATCACAAGTTGAGCTTCACCGCCAATTTCATATTTTAGGTGCTGGTGTAATTGAGGAAGTGCGGATACAGAGGGATAAAGGATTTGGATTTGTCAGATATCGTACACATGAAGAAGCTGCTTTGGCCATCCAAATGGCAAATGGAAGGATAATATGTGGGAAATCAATGAAA TGTTCTTGGGGAACTAAGCCAACTCCCCCAGGGACGGCTTCCAACCCACTACCTCCTCCTCTGCCACCGTTTCAGCTTCTACCAACACCAGGTCTCCAAGGTTTTACGGCTGCTGAGCTCTTGGCTTATCAGCGTCAGCTTGCTTTGAGTCAGGTTGCTGCTGGACCAATGGCTGGTCAACATGGCCTTGCTGCACAGCCTTCTGCAGGGCTCATGTCAGGTGGTGGGTCACAGGCAATGTATGATGGTTATTCCAGTCTTTCATCTGCTCAGCAGTTAATGTACTACAATTAG
- the LOC103997904 gene encoding RNA-binding protein 208 isoform X3 gives MNQRLKLQQQQQALMQQAMLQQQQLYHSGVLAAAMSQMEPVPSGNLPPGFDPSTCRSVYVGNIHPNVTESLLAEVFQSFGPLEGCKLIRKEKSSFGFVDYHDRRSAALAIMSLHGRQLYGQAIKVNWAYASGQREDTSGHFHIFVGDLSSEVTDATLFACFSAYSSCSDARVMWDNKTGRSRGFGFVSFRDQQDAQNAINDMTGKWLGSRQIRCNWATKTTGEDKQQSDNQNAVVLTEGSSNPADGGQENSNEMAPENNPAYTTVYVGNLAHEVSQVELHRQFHILGAGVIEEVRIQRDKGFGFVRYRTHEEAALAIQMANGRIICGKSMKCSWGTKPTPPGTASNPLPPPLPPFQLLPTPGLQGFTAAELLAYQRQLALSQVAAGPMAGQHGLAAQPSAGLMSGGGSQAMFATNWAGT, from the exons ATGAATCAGAGGTTGAagctccagcagcagcagcaggcgcTGATGCAGCAGGCGATgctccagcagcagcagctctACCACTCCGGGGTCTTAGCCGCTGCCATGTCTCAG ATGGAGCCTGTTCCAAGTGGAAATCTTCCCCCTGGTTTTGATCCATCTACATGCCGCAGTGT GTATGTGGGAAATATCCATCCAAATGTAACAGAGAGCCTACTGGCTGAAGTTTTTCAAAGTTTTGGTCCACTTGAAGGATGCAAACTCATCAGAAAAGAAAAG TCTTCGTTTGGATTTGTTGATTACCATGATCGGAGGTCAGCAGCTCTTGCTATCATGTCACTGCATGGGCGACAGCT ATATGGTCAAGCAATTAAGGTGAATTGGGCATACGCTAGTGGTCAAAGGGAAGACACATCTG GACATTTCCATATTTTTGTTGGAGATCTAAGTTCGGAGGTCACTGATGCAACACTTTTTGCTTGTTTCTCAGCATACAGCAGTTGTTC GGATGCACGGGTAATGTGGGATAACAAAACGGGGCGCTCTAGAGGATTTGGCTTTGTCTCTTTCCGAGATCAGCAG GATGCACAGAATGCCATCAATGATATGACTG GTAAATGGCTTGGAAGTAGACAAATACGGTGCAACTGGGCAACCAAGACTACTGGCGAAGACAAACAGCAGAGTGACAATCAGAATGCTGTTGTATTGACAGAGGGAAGTAGCAATCCAG CAGATGGAGGCCAGGAGAATTCAAATGAAATGGCCCCTGAAAATAATCCTGCATACACAACTGTGTATGTTGGTAACCTGGCCCATGAG GTATCACAAGTTGAGCTTCACCGCCAATTTCATATTTTAGGTGCTGGTGTAATTGAGGAAGTGCGGATACAGAGGGATAAAGGATTTGGATTTGTCAGATATCGTACACATGAAGAAGCTGCTTTGGCCATCCAAATGGCAAATGGAAGGATAATATGTGGGAAATCAATGAAA TGTTCTTGGGGAACTAAGCCAACTCCCCCAGGGACGGCTTCCAACCCACTACCTCCTCCTCTGCCACCGTTTCAGCTTCTACCAACACCAGGTCTCCAAGGTTTTACGGCTGCTGAGCTCTTGGCTTATCAGCGTCAGCTTGCTTTGAGTCAGGTTGCTGCTGGACCAATGGCTGGTCAACATGGCCTTGCTGCACAGCCTTCTGCAGGGCTCATGTCAGGTGGTGGGTCACAGGCAAT GTTTGCAACCAATTGGGCTGGGACATGA
- the LOC103997904 gene encoding RNA-binding protein 208 isoform X4 → MLSLTLTSKEMEPVPSGNLPPGFDPSTCRSVYVGNIHPNVTESLLAEVFQSFGPLEGCKLIRKEKSSFGFVDYHDRRSAALAIMSLHGRQLYGQAIKVNWAYASGQREDTSGHFHIFVGDLSSEVTDATLFACFSAYSSCSDARVMWDNKTGRSRGFGFVSFRDQQDAQNAINDMTGKWLGSRQIRCNWATKTTGEDKQQSDNQNAVVLTEGSSNPADGGQENSNEMAPENNPAYTTVYVGNLAHEVSQVELHRQFHILGAGVIEEVRIQRDKGFGFVRYRTHEEAALAIQMANGRIICGKSMKCSWGTKPTPPGTASNPLPPPLPPFQLLPTPGLQGFTAAELLAYQRQLALSQVAAGPMAGQHGLAAQPSAGLMSGGGSQAMYDGYSSLSSAQQLMYYN, encoded by the exons ATGCTCAGCCTTACCCTTACAAGTAAGGAG ATGGAGCCTGTTCCAAGTGGAAATCTTCCCCCTGGTTTTGATCCATCTACATGCCGCAGTGT GTATGTGGGAAATATCCATCCAAATGTAACAGAGAGCCTACTGGCTGAAGTTTTTCAAAGTTTTGGTCCACTTGAAGGATGCAAACTCATCAGAAAAGAAAAG TCTTCGTTTGGATTTGTTGATTACCATGATCGGAGGTCAGCAGCTCTTGCTATCATGTCACTGCATGGGCGACAGCT ATATGGTCAAGCAATTAAGGTGAATTGGGCATACGCTAGTGGTCAAAGGGAAGACACATCTG GACATTTCCATATTTTTGTTGGAGATCTAAGTTCGGAGGTCACTGATGCAACACTTTTTGCTTGTTTCTCAGCATACAGCAGTTGTTC GGATGCACGGGTAATGTGGGATAACAAAACGGGGCGCTCTAGAGGATTTGGCTTTGTCTCTTTCCGAGATCAGCAG GATGCACAGAATGCCATCAATGATATGACTG GTAAATGGCTTGGAAGTAGACAAATACGGTGCAACTGGGCAACCAAGACTACTGGCGAAGACAAACAGCAGAGTGACAATCAGAATGCTGTTGTATTGACAGAGGGAAGTAGCAATCCAG CAGATGGAGGCCAGGAGAATTCAAATGAAATGGCCCCTGAAAATAATCCTGCATACACAACTGTGTATGTTGGTAACCTGGCCCATGAG GTATCACAAGTTGAGCTTCACCGCCAATTTCATATTTTAGGTGCTGGTGTAATTGAGGAAGTGCGGATACAGAGGGATAAAGGATTTGGATTTGTCAGATATCGTACACATGAAGAAGCTGCTTTGGCCATCCAAATGGCAAATGGAAGGATAATATGTGGGAAATCAATGAAA TGTTCTTGGGGAACTAAGCCAACTCCCCCAGGGACGGCTTCCAACCCACTACCTCCTCCTCTGCCACCGTTTCAGCTTCTACCAACACCAGGTCTCCAAGGTTTTACGGCTGCTGAGCTCTTGGCTTATCAGCGTCAGCTTGCTTTGAGTCAGGTTGCTGCTGGACCAATGGCTGGTCAACATGGCCTTGCTGCACAGCCTTCTGCAGGGCTCATGTCAGGTGGTGGGTCACAGGCAATGTATGATGGTTATTCCAGTCTTTCATCTGCTCAGCAGTTAATGTACTACAATTAG
- the LOC103997904 gene encoding RNA-binding protein 208 isoform X6 has translation MIRCMLSSFGFVDYHDRRSAALAIMSLHGRQLYGQAIKVNWAYASGQREDTSGHFHIFVGDLSSEVTDATLFACFSAYSSCSDARVMWDNKTGRSRGFGFVSFRDQQDAQNAINDMTGKWLGSRQIRCNWATKTTGEDKQQSDNQNAVVLTEGSSNPADGGQENSNEMAPENNPAYTTVYVGNLAHEVSQVELHRQFHILGAGVIEEVRIQRDKGFGFVRYRTHEEAALAIQMANGRIICGKSMKCSWGTKPTPPGTASNPLPPPLPPFQLLPTPGLQGFTAAELLAYQRQLALSQVAAGPMAGQHGLAAQPSAGLMSGGGSQAMYDGYSSLSSAQQLMYYN, from the exons ATGATTAGGTGCATGCTG TCTTCGTTTGGATTTGTTGATTACCATGATCGGAGGTCAGCAGCTCTTGCTATCATGTCACTGCATGGGCGACAGCT ATATGGTCAAGCAATTAAGGTGAATTGGGCATACGCTAGTGGTCAAAGGGAAGACACATCTG GACATTTCCATATTTTTGTTGGAGATCTAAGTTCGGAGGTCACTGATGCAACACTTTTTGCTTGTTTCTCAGCATACAGCAGTTGTTC GGATGCACGGGTAATGTGGGATAACAAAACGGGGCGCTCTAGAGGATTTGGCTTTGTCTCTTTCCGAGATCAGCAG GATGCACAGAATGCCATCAATGATATGACTG GTAAATGGCTTGGAAGTAGACAAATACGGTGCAACTGGGCAACCAAGACTACTGGCGAAGACAAACAGCAGAGTGACAATCAGAATGCTGTTGTATTGACAGAGGGAAGTAGCAATCCAG CAGATGGAGGCCAGGAGAATTCAAATGAAATGGCCCCTGAAAATAATCCTGCATACACAACTGTGTATGTTGGTAACCTGGCCCATGAG GTATCACAAGTTGAGCTTCACCGCCAATTTCATATTTTAGGTGCTGGTGTAATTGAGGAAGTGCGGATACAGAGGGATAAAGGATTTGGATTTGTCAGATATCGTACACATGAAGAAGCTGCTTTGGCCATCCAAATGGCAAATGGAAGGATAATATGTGGGAAATCAATGAAA TGTTCTTGGGGAACTAAGCCAACTCCCCCAGGGACGGCTTCCAACCCACTACCTCCTCCTCTGCCACCGTTTCAGCTTCTACCAACACCAGGTCTCCAAGGTTTTACGGCTGCTGAGCTCTTGGCTTATCAGCGTCAGCTTGCTTTGAGTCAGGTTGCTGCTGGACCAATGGCTGGTCAACATGGCCTTGCTGCACAGCCTTCTGCAGGGCTCATGTCAGGTGGTGGGTCACAGGCAATGTATGATGGTTATTCCAGTCTTTCATCTGCTCAGCAGTTAATGTACTACAATTAG
- the LOC103997904 gene encoding RNA-binding protein 208 isoform X5 — MEPVPSGNLPPGFDPSTCRSVYVGNIHPNVTESLLAEVFQSFGPLEGCKLIRKEKSSFGFVDYHDRRSAALAIMSLHGRQLYGQAIKVNWAYASGQREDTSGHFHIFVGDLSSEVTDATLFACFSAYSSCSDARVMWDNKTGRSRGFGFVSFRDQQDAQNAINDMTGKWLGSRQIRCNWATKTTGEDKQQSDNQNAVVLTEGSSNPADGGQENSNEMAPENNPAYTTVYVGNLAHEVSQVELHRQFHILGAGVIEEVRIQRDKGFGFVRYRTHEEAALAIQMANGRIICGKSMKCSWGTKPTPPGTASNPLPPPLPPFQLLPTPGLQGFTAAELLAYQRQLALSQVAAGPMAGQHGLAAQPSAGLMSGGGSQAMYDGYSSLSSAQQLMYYN; from the exons ATGGAGCCTGTTCCAAGTGGAAATCTTCCCCCTGGTTTTGATCCATCTACATGCCGCAGTGT GTATGTGGGAAATATCCATCCAAATGTAACAGAGAGCCTACTGGCTGAAGTTTTTCAAAGTTTTGGTCCACTTGAAGGATGCAAACTCATCAGAAAAGAAAAG TCTTCGTTTGGATTTGTTGATTACCATGATCGGAGGTCAGCAGCTCTTGCTATCATGTCACTGCATGGGCGACAGCT ATATGGTCAAGCAATTAAGGTGAATTGGGCATACGCTAGTGGTCAAAGGGAAGACACATCTG GACATTTCCATATTTTTGTTGGAGATCTAAGTTCGGAGGTCACTGATGCAACACTTTTTGCTTGTTTCTCAGCATACAGCAGTTGTTC GGATGCACGGGTAATGTGGGATAACAAAACGGGGCGCTCTAGAGGATTTGGCTTTGTCTCTTTCCGAGATCAGCAG GATGCACAGAATGCCATCAATGATATGACTG GTAAATGGCTTGGAAGTAGACAAATACGGTGCAACTGGGCAACCAAGACTACTGGCGAAGACAAACAGCAGAGTGACAATCAGAATGCTGTTGTATTGACAGAGGGAAGTAGCAATCCAG CAGATGGAGGCCAGGAGAATTCAAATGAAATGGCCCCTGAAAATAATCCTGCATACACAACTGTGTATGTTGGTAACCTGGCCCATGAG GTATCACAAGTTGAGCTTCACCGCCAATTTCATATTTTAGGTGCTGGTGTAATTGAGGAAGTGCGGATACAGAGGGATAAAGGATTTGGATTTGTCAGATATCGTACACATGAAGAAGCTGCTTTGGCCATCCAAATGGCAAATGGAAGGATAATATGTGGGAAATCAATGAAA TGTTCTTGGGGAACTAAGCCAACTCCCCCAGGGACGGCTTCCAACCCACTACCTCCTCCTCTGCCACCGTTTCAGCTTCTACCAACACCAGGTCTCCAAGGTTTTACGGCTGCTGAGCTCTTGGCTTATCAGCGTCAGCTTGCTTTGAGTCAGGTTGCTGCTGGACCAATGGCTGGTCAACATGGCCTTGCTGCACAGCCTTCTGCAGGGCTCATGTCAGGTGGTGGGTCACAGGCAATGTATGATGGTTATTCCAGTCTTTCATCTGCTCAGCAGTTAATGTACTACAATTAG
- the LOC103997904 gene encoding RNA-binding protein 208 isoform X1, with amino-acid sequence MNQRLKLQQQQQALMQQAMLQQQQLYHSGVLAAAMSQMEPVPSGNLPPGFDPSTCRSVYVGNIHPNVTESLLAEVFQSFGPLEGCKLIRKEKSSFGFVDYHDRRSAALAIMSLHGRQLYGQAIKVNWAYASGQREDTSGHFHIFVGDLSSEVTDATLFACFSAYSSCSDARVMWDNKTGRSRGFGFVSFRDQQDAQNAINDMTGKWLGSRQIRCNWATKTTGEDKQQSDNQNAVVLTEGSSNPADGGQENSNEMAPENNPAYTTVYVGNLAHEVSQVELHRQFHILGAGVIEEVRIQRDKGFGFVRYRTHEEAALAIQMANGRIICGKSMKCSWGTKPTPPGTASNPLPPPLPPFQLLPTPGLQGFTAAELLAYQRQLALSQVAAGPMAGQHGLAAQPSAGLMSGGGSQAMYDGYSSLSSAQQLMYYN; translated from the exons ATGAATCAGAGGTTGAagctccagcagcagcagcaggcgcTGATGCAGCAGGCGATgctccagcagcagcagctctACCACTCCGGGGTCTTAGCCGCTGCCATGTCTCAG ATGGAGCCTGTTCCAAGTGGAAATCTTCCCCCTGGTTTTGATCCATCTACATGCCGCAGTGT GTATGTGGGAAATATCCATCCAAATGTAACAGAGAGCCTACTGGCTGAAGTTTTTCAAAGTTTTGGTCCACTTGAAGGATGCAAACTCATCAGAAAAGAAAAG TCTTCGTTTGGATTTGTTGATTACCATGATCGGAGGTCAGCAGCTCTTGCTATCATGTCACTGCATGGGCGACAGCT ATATGGTCAAGCAATTAAGGTGAATTGGGCATACGCTAGTGGTCAAAGGGAAGACACATCTG GACATTTCCATATTTTTGTTGGAGATCTAAGTTCGGAGGTCACTGATGCAACACTTTTTGCTTGTTTCTCAGCATACAGCAGTTGTTC GGATGCACGGGTAATGTGGGATAACAAAACGGGGCGCTCTAGAGGATTTGGCTTTGTCTCTTTCCGAGATCAGCAG GATGCACAGAATGCCATCAATGATATGACTG GTAAATGGCTTGGAAGTAGACAAATACGGTGCAACTGGGCAACCAAGACTACTGGCGAAGACAAACAGCAGAGTGACAATCAGAATGCTGTTGTATTGACAGAGGGAAGTAGCAATCCAG CAGATGGAGGCCAGGAGAATTCAAATGAAATGGCCCCTGAAAATAATCCTGCATACACAACTGTGTATGTTGGTAACCTGGCCCATGAG GTATCACAAGTTGAGCTTCACCGCCAATTTCATATTTTAGGTGCTGGTGTAATTGAGGAAGTGCGGATACAGAGGGATAAAGGATTTGGATTTGTCAGATATCGTACACATGAAGAAGCTGCTTTGGCCATCCAAATGGCAAATGGAAGGATAATATGTGGGAAATCAATGAAA TGTTCTTGGGGAACTAAGCCAACTCCCCCAGGGACGGCTTCCAACCCACTACCTCCTCCTCTGCCACCGTTTCAGCTTCTACCAACACCAGGTCTCCAAGGTTTTACGGCTGCTGAGCTCTTGGCTTATCAGCGTCAGCTTGCTTTGAGTCAGGTTGCTGCTGGACCAATGGCTGGTCAACATGGCCTTGCTGCACAGCCTTCTGCAGGGCTCATGTCAGGTGGTGGGTCACAGGCAATGTATGATGGTTATTCCAGTCTTTCATCTGCTCAGCAGTTAATGTACTACAATTAG